One stretch of Pedobacter riviphilus DNA includes these proteins:
- a CDS encoding DUF6298 domain-containing protein: MPKTNHILKAMQLKTLPILVMALLATNFSFAQKTKPVEPPKPIFKGKDGKMAYTPDADGNRIPDFSYAGYMAGEKAIPNATIKVIVPVSNGDATLRIQSAINYVSKLPLGKDGLRGAVLLEKGTYEVAGTLRLSASGVVLRGSGMGENGTKIFATGLDRIGVIRILGQKNRIEEQAIAVTDTYVPVNANKITLVNANGFKVGDQIIINRPSTKEWIETLKTVEFGGGESALGWKPGTRDIHWDRKIIAINGNTITFDVPITTALDAKYGGATVSKYKWDGRIAQTGIENLKIESDYHKENIKDEYHRWTAICLENVQDAWIRQVVFEHFAGSAVNVLETSKRITVEDCKSLAPISEIGGERRFTFLTTGQQTLFQRLYSEYGYHDFAVGFCAPGPNVFVQCQSYLPFSFSGAIDSWASGVLFDIVNIDGQALSYLNRGQDGQGAGWSAANSVFWQCSAARVDNFQPPTAQNWAFGTWSQFAGNGYWDMSNEQIQPRSLYYAQLKDRLGSEADSRNFVLPVETEASSSPPVDVALKLTKLAYKPALTVSEYIDAASDRNKIPTDAGSAKSIDKIGLDQVVQPALAGAMGIKNGWLVRGSEIVLGERQDVSWWNGSARPYGLKNTKFHITRFVPGRSGNGLTDDLDSITDAMKNGQVKVLDHNYGLWYDRRRDDHERIRRMDGEVWAPFYELPFARSGQDKAWDGLSKYDITKYNLWYWDRLKQFANLADQKGLVLIHENYFQHNIIEAGAHYADFPWRTANNINNTGFPEPVPYAGDKRIFMAEQFYDVSNEHRKAIHKAYIRKCLENFDGNTGVIQLIGAEFTGPLHFVQFWIDTINEWEKETGKHPIIGLSVTKDVQDAILADPKRAGVVDLIDIRYWYYQADGSAYAPQGGLSLAPRQHARLLKPKKTSFEEVYHAVSEYKNKFPEKAVIYSGDSFDSFGWAILIAGGSLSNVDGIDASILTATSAMKPFLPTDKSAKQYGLENPGKAYILYNASANAINLDLSKVSGKFNVKVLNSKTGKLLKEEKINSGAIIKLEKVGSGDEVLIINKI, translated from the coding sequence ATGCCAAAAACTAACCACATATTAAAAGCCATGCAACTAAAAACCTTACCGATTTTGGTAATGGCGCTTTTGGCAACTAATTTTTCTTTTGCACAAAAGACCAAACCTGTTGAGCCACCAAAGCCGATCTTCAAAGGGAAAGATGGTAAAATGGCTTATACACCGGATGCAGATGGAAACCGGATCCCCGATTTTTCCTATGCTGGTTACATGGCGGGAGAAAAAGCCATTCCTAATGCAACAATAAAGGTAATAGTTCCGGTTTCAAATGGCGATGCCACCTTAAGGATTCAGTCAGCAATTAATTATGTTTCGAAATTACCTCTTGGGAAAGATGGATTACGTGGCGCCGTTTTATTAGAAAAAGGAACTTACGAAGTTGCAGGAACATTAAGGTTGTCAGCTTCTGGCGTAGTACTCCGAGGAAGTGGAATGGGCGAAAACGGTACGAAGATCTTTGCAACTGGTTTAGACCGGATTGGTGTAATCAGGATTTTAGGTCAAAAAAACAGGATAGAAGAACAGGCAATTGCGGTTACTGATACTTATGTACCCGTTAATGCAAATAAAATTACACTGGTTAATGCCAATGGATTTAAAGTAGGTGATCAGATCATCATTAACAGGCCATCCACTAAAGAATGGATCGAAACCCTCAAAACGGTTGAATTTGGTGGTGGAGAAAGTGCTTTGGGATGGAAACCAGGGACAAGAGATATTCATTGGGATAGAAAAATTATAGCCATAAATGGCAATACAATAACTTTCGATGTGCCAATTACAACAGCTTTAGATGCTAAATATGGTGGCGCAACTGTTTCGAAATATAAATGGGATGGAAGAATTGCGCAAACAGGTATTGAAAACCTGAAAATTGAATCAGATTATCATAAAGAAAATATTAAAGACGAATATCACCGTTGGACAGCTATCTGTTTAGAAAATGTACAAGATGCCTGGATTCGTCAGGTGGTTTTTGAGCATTTTGCAGGCTCTGCAGTAAATGTTTTGGAAACGTCAAAAAGGATTACTGTTGAAGATTGTAAATCGTTAGCTCCAATTTCCGAAATCGGTGGTGAGCGCCGTTTTACCTTTTTGACTACTGGTCAGCAAACGCTTTTCCAAAGATTATACTCAGAATATGGTTACCATGATTTTGCTGTTGGCTTTTGCGCTCCCGGCCCCAATGTTTTTGTACAGTGTCAGTCTTATTTGCCTTTCAGTTTTAGTGGCGCAATAGATAGCTGGGCATCAGGCGTTTTATTCGATATCGTAAACATCGACGGACAAGCTTTAAGTTATTTAAACCGCGGACAAGATGGACAAGGTGCTGGTTGGAGTGCTGCAAATAGTGTTTTTTGGCAATGTAGTGCTGCAAGGGTTGATAATTTTCAGCCACCAACAGCTCAGAACTGGGCTTTTGGAACCTGGTCTCAGTTCGCCGGAAACGGGTACTGGGATATGTCGAACGAACAGATCCAGCCGCGAAGTTTATATTATGCCCAACTAAAGGATAGATTGGGAAGTGAAGCAGATAGCAGGAATTTTGTGCTACCTGTTGAAACAGAAGCATCAAGCAGTCCGCCTGTAGATGTGGCATTAAAACTAACCAAATTGGCCTACAAACCTGCTTTAACTGTTTCAGAATATATTGATGCAGCATCTGACAGGAACAAAATCCCAACAGATGCCGGTTCGGCAAAGAGCATTGATAAGATCGGCTTAGATCAAGTTGTTCAACCTGCTCTTGCAGGTGCGATGGGCATCAAAAATGGTTGGTTGGTTCGTGGCAGCGAAATCGTTCTCGGCGAGCGTCAGGATGTGTCCTGGTGGAACGGAAGCGCCCGTCCGTATGGATTAAAAAACACCAAGTTTCATATTACGCGTTTCGTACCCGGACGTTCAGGTAATGGTTTAACAGATGATTTAGATTCGATCACAGATGCGATGAAAAACGGTCAGGTTAAAGTGCTCGATCATAATTACGGCCTTTGGTACGATAGAAGAAGAGATGACCACGAGCGCATCCGCCGTATGGATGGCGAGGTTTGGGCACCTTTTTACGAATTGCCTTTTGCCCGTAGCGGACAGGATAAAGCCTGGGATGGTTTGAGCAAATATGATATTACAAAATATAACCTCTGGTACTGGGATAGGTTAAAGCAATTCGCTAATCTGGCTGATCAGAAAGGCCTGGTTTTAATCCATGAGAACTATTTTCAACATAACATTATTGAAGCTGGGGCGCATTATGCCGATTTCCCTTGGCGTACCGCAAACAATATCAATAACACGGGGTTCCCCGAACCTGTGCCTTATGCTGGCGACAAACGCATTTTTATGGCCGAGCAGTTTTACGATGTCAGTAACGAGCACCGCAAGGCAATCCATAAAGCTTATATCAGAAAATGTTTAGAGAATTTTGATGGAAACACAGGCGTTATCCAATTAATCGGTGCCGAATTTACTGGTCCATTACACTTTGTTCAGTTCTGGATCGATACCATTAACGAATGGGAAAAAGAAACAGGCAAGCACCCAATTATCGGTTTAAGTGTAACCAAAGATGTGCAGGATGCCATTTTGGCTGATCCAAAGCGCGCCGGAGTGGTTGACCTGATCGACATCCGTTATTGGTATTACCAAGCCGATGGAAGCGCCTATGCACCGCAAGGTGGTTTAAGTTTAGCACCCCGTCAGCATGCACGTTTGTTAAAACCTAAAAAAACCTCTTTCGAAGAAGTTTATCATGCCGTTTCAGAATATAAAAATAAATTCCCTGAAAAAGCGGTAATTTATTCAGGAGATAGCTTTGACAGTTTCGGTTGGGCCATTCTAATTGCTGGAGGGTCGCTTTCCAATGTCGATGGAATTGATGCTTCAATTTTAACTGCGACATCTGCGATGAAACCCTTTTTACCCACAGATAAATCTGCAAAACAATATGGTTTAGAAAACCCGGGCAAAGCTTATATTTTGTATAACGCTTCTGCAAATGCCATCAATCTCGATTTGAGCAAAGTATCTGGAAAATTTAACGTAAAAGTGCTCAACTCGAAAACAGGGAAATTGCTTAAAGAAGAGAAAATTAATTCTGGCGCTATTATTAAGTTAGAGAAGGTTGGGTCAGGAGACGAAGTGCTCATCATCAATAAGATTTAA
- a CDS encoding glycoside hydrolase family 140 protein, which translates to MNIKTKIFLLVVVSCLAFGCKKKPHFGDKSLLVSENGRYLTTGDGKPFFWLGDTGWLLFGRLTREEANTYLEDRKQKGFNVIQVMLLHDVPSRNVYLDSSVVHADVSKPMLTPGNNPKDSLAYDYWDHVDYIIDKAAEKGLYMALVPVWGTNIKAGKVKKEQAKAYSEFLAKRYTEKWNIIWLNGGDIKGSDKKEVWNTIGETLRANDPNHLITFHPRGRTASSQWFQKAKWCDFDMVQSGHRRYDQDTSKNEKLHYGEDNWKYIEADYKLRPTKPTIDGEPSYEDIPQGLHDTTQPRWTDSDVRRYGYWSVFAGAFGYTYGHNSVMQMYKKTDLKPAYGPKDQWITAINAPGAKQMQYLKDLMLSHSYFNRVPDQTLVVGKNGEKYDRILATRGEDFALLYTYTGRNFSVQLGKIDGDEIKASWFDPRTGKVTPIGEFENKGIKEFNPPGEPANGNDWVLVLEEI; encoded by the coding sequence ATGAACATTAAAACTAAAATATTTCTGCTTGTTGTGGTTTCTTGCTTAGCCTTTGGCTGTAAGAAAAAACCGCATTTTGGTGATAAAAGTCTCCTGGTTTCAGAGAATGGAAGATATTTAACCACCGGTGATGGTAAACCATTTTTCTGGCTCGGCGATACAGGCTGGTTGTTATTTGGTAGACTGACCAGAGAAGAGGCAAATACTTACCTCGAAGACCGTAAACAGAAAGGCTTTAATGTAATCCAGGTGATGCTGTTACATGATGTTCCATCGAGAAATGTATACCTCGATTCCTCAGTTGTACATGCAGATGTATCAAAGCCGATGCTTACACCTGGCAATAACCCAAAAGATTCTTTGGCTTATGATTATTGGGACCATGTAGATTACATTATCGATAAAGCCGCCGAAAAAGGTCTCTATATGGCATTAGTACCTGTTTGGGGTACTAATATTAAAGCTGGAAAAGTTAAAAAGGAGCAAGCAAAAGCTTATTCTGAGTTTTTGGCGAAACGTTATACAGAGAAATGGAATATAATCTGGCTCAATGGTGGTGATATTAAAGGCAGCGATAAAAAAGAAGTTTGGAATACCATTGGCGAAACCTTAAGGGCTAATGATCCCAATCATCTTATTACTTTCCACCCAAGAGGAAGAACAGCTTCATCGCAATGGTTCCAAAAAGCCAAATGGTGCGATTTTGATATGGTTCAATCTGGTCATCGCCGTTATGATCAGGATACTTCTAAAAATGAAAAACTGCATTATGGCGAGGATAACTGGAAATATATCGAAGCTGATTATAAATTAAGACCTACCAAACCAACCATTGATGGGGAACCATCTTATGAAGATATTCCACAAGGTCTGCATGATACTACTCAACCACGCTGGACAGACAGTGATGTGAGGAGATATGGTTACTGGTCGGTTTTTGCAGGTGCTTTTGGCTACACCTATGGTCATAATTCGGTGATGCAGATGTATAAAAAAACAGATTTAAAACCTGCTTATGGTCCGAAAGACCAGTGGATCACTGCAATTAATGCCCCAGGCGCTAAACAGATGCAATATTTAAAAGATTTAATGCTTTCTCATTCTTATTTCAATCGTGTACCCGACCAAACTTTGGTTGTAGGTAAAAACGGCGAAAAGTATGATCGGATTCTTGCAACACGGGGTGAAGACTTTGCGCTGCTTTACACTTATACAGGACGTAATTTCAGTGTGCAGCTAGGTAAAATAGATGGTGATGAAATAAAAGCATCATGGTTTGATCCAAGAACGGGAAAAGTTACCCCAATTGGAGAATTTGAAAATAAAGGAATAAAAGAGTTTAACCCACCAGGCGAGCCTGCAAATGGTAATGATTGGGTGTTGGTATTGGAAGAGATATAA
- a CDS encoding glycoside hydrolase family 43 protein, translating into MDLQLEGDRGFGYASSKDLINWSEQKFLPVMESEPKTVNVWAPEIFYDNEKKEYVIIWASTIPFRFAKGVEEEENNHRMYSITTKDFETFSKPKLFLDPGFSVIDAVIVKRANKDYVLVLKDNTRPNRNLKVAFAKDALGPYENVSETFSPKLTEGPTVVKVKNDWLIYFDAYGQKIYSAYKTADFKTFKDVTAKVSIPEGHKHGTTIKVKRRVIENLLK; encoded by the coding sequence ATGGACCTGCAGTTGGAAGGGGATAGAGGTTTCGGTTACGCAAGTTCTAAAGACCTGATCAACTGGAGTGAGCAAAAGTTCCTTCCGGTAATGGAAAGTGAGCCAAAAACGGTAAATGTGTGGGCACCTGAAATCTTTTATGATAACGAGAAAAAAGAATATGTAATCATCTGGGCTTCAACCATACCGTTCCGCTTTGCTAAAGGAGTAGAGGAAGAAGAAAATAATCACCGGATGTATAGTATTACAACCAAAGATTTTGAGACTTTCTCGAAGCCTAAGCTATTTCTCGATCCTGGTTTTAGTGTAATCGATGCAGTTATTGTGAAACGGGCAAACAAAGATTATGTGCTGGTTTTAAAAGATAATACCCGCCCGAATAGGAATTTAAAAGTTGCTTTTGCAAAGGATGCTTTAGGTCCTTATGAAAATGTTTCGGAGACTTTTAGTCCGAAATTAACGGAGGGACCAACTGTGGTAAAAGTAAAAAATGACTGGCTGATTTATTTCGATGCCTACGGCCAAAAGATTTATTCAGCCTACAAAACAGCCGATTTTAAGACTTTTAAGGATGTAACTGCTAAGGTCTCCATCCCTGAAGGGCATAAACACGGAACAACTATAAAAGTGAAAAGAAGAGTGATTGAGAATTTATTGAAATAA
- a CDS encoding sialidase/neuraminidase family protein — MKTFKILCLSLTLALAAQSSQAQDTVRYIGKTLVNADYHHGQLSPVMGVHSIQTFRANREHPELAENFGWTYNHAPMLAYWNNKFYIEYLSDKIGESIPPGQTLVQSSKDGYTWTKPEVVFPIYRIPDGTTKEGRIDVAKDLDAVMHQRMGFYVSTNNVFLVLGFYAISFDAKDDPNDGHGIGRAVREIQQDGKYGPIYFIHYNPGYSEKNTKYPLYTRSKSKAFIEACNELLSNKLMTQQWNEEADRKDPLITLQKQYKAFSYYHLPDGRVVGLWKNALTAISNDNGKSWPENASRAPGFVNSNAKIWGQKTADGNYATVYNPSEYRWPLAISTSKNGLDYTNLLLVNGEITPMRYGGNYKSYGPQYVRGIEEGNGKPADGKLWVTYSMNKEDIWVSSVPVPVNDKATQHVNDDFGKMPTDKALEMWNIYSPLWAPVKVDNGTLVLKDKDPFDYAKAERLFPASRKIVASFSVMPKQNDFGLLEIELQDTKGMATVRLTFDTAGTLSAKAGARYKNFMKYEAGKSYDIKLKLDAFTRFYTITVNGKDALTSLAFQPVADVSRIVFRTGDVRRFPDVDTPADQTYDLKNAGESEKKEAVYSIKYLKTEGF; from the coding sequence ATGAAAACATTTAAAATACTTTGTTTAAGCCTAACTCTAGCACTTGCAGCACAAAGCTCGCAAGCGCAGGATACGGTGCGTTATATAGGTAAAACCTTGGTTAACGCAGATTATCATCATGGCCAACTTTCGCCAGTGATGGGCGTACACAGTATTCAAACTTTCCGTGCCAACAGAGAACATCCTGAACTGGCCGAAAACTTCGGCTGGACTTACAACCATGCGCCAATGTTGGCTTATTGGAACAATAAATTTTATATCGAATATTTAAGCGATAAAATTGGTGAAAGTATCCCGCCAGGGCAAACTTTGGTACAATCTTCGAAAGATGGTTACACCTGGACCAAACCAGAAGTGGTATTTCCAATCTACCGGATTCCTGATGGAACCACAAAAGAGGGTAGAATCGATGTTGCCAAAGATTTAGATGCGGTGATGCACCAACGCATGGGCTTTTATGTTTCCACTAATAATGTATTCCTGGTTTTGGGTTTTTATGCCATCAGTTTTGACGCGAAAGACGACCCGAACGATGGTCACGGAATTGGCAGGGCAGTTAGAGAAATTCAGCAAGATGGAAAATACGGCCCAATTTATTTCATCCATTACAATCCAGGTTACTCGGAGAAAAACACCAAATATCCGTTATACACCAGAAGCAAAAGTAAAGCTTTTATTGAAGCCTGTAATGAATTGTTGTCAAATAAGTTGATGACGCAACAATGGAATGAAGAGGCAGATAGAAAAGATCCTTTAATTACTTTGCAAAAACAGTATAAAGCATTCAGTTATTATCACTTGCCTGATGGAAGAGTGGTGGGTTTATGGAAAAATGCCTTAACAGCAATTAGCAATGATAATGGTAAAAGTTGGCCTGAAAACGCGTCGCGTGCACCGGGCTTTGTAAACAGCAATGCCAAAATATGGGGTCAAAAAACTGCTGATGGTAACTACGCGACGGTTTATAATCCTTCAGAGTATAGGTGGCCTTTAGCCATTTCAACAAGTAAAAACGGACTAGATTATACCAACCTTTTACTTGTAAATGGTGAAATTACGCCAATGCGTTACGGAGGCAATTACAAATCTTACGGTCCGCAGTATGTTCGTGGTATTGAAGAAGGAAACGGAAAACCTGCCGATGGGAAGTTATGGGTAACGTACAGCATGAATAAAGAAGATATCTGGGTTTCTTCGGTTCCGGTACCCGTTAATGATAAAGCAACCCAACATGTGAATGATGATTTTGGCAAAATGCCGACTGATAAGGCGCTCGAAATGTGGAATATCTATAGTCCGCTTTGGGCACCTGTAAAGGTTGATAACGGTACTTTGGTTTTAAAAGATAAAGATCCGTTCGACTATGCAAAAGCCGAAAGACTGTTTCCTGCATCCAGAAAAATTGTTGCTTCGTTTTCGGTTATGCCAAAGCAAAATGATTTTGGTTTGTTGGAAATCGAATTGCAGGATACGAAAGGAATGGCAACTGTACGCCTGACTTTTGATACTGCAGGAACTTTAAGCGCAAAAGCTGGTGCACGGTATAAAAACTTCATGAAATATGAAGCAGGGAAAAGTTATGATATCAAACTAAAATTAGATGCATTTACCCGATTTTACACCATCACTGTCAATGGAAAAGATGCATTAACAAGTTTGGCTTTTCAACCAGTTGCCGATGTTTCCAGAATTGTTTTCCGCACCGGCGATGTTCGTCGTTTTCCTGATGTAGATACACCTGCCGATCAAACCTATGATTTAAAAAATGCTGGAGAATCAGAGAAAAAGGAAGCTGTTTATTCGATTAAATACTTAAAAACGGAGGGATTTTGA
- a CDS encoding sialate O-acetylesterase: MPQILSSNMVLQRDKPINIWGFATPDEKVEVTFAGQKKQTITDKNGNWLIVLAPLKTSSKSQTMTISGSNKIELTNILVGEVWVCSGQSNMEYAMRKLAKIPKPKNEHFGFPSDEVAKAHNNQIRIFLVNRKTLNKPDSIHKSWSVAQDSALRAFSAVGYFFAKEIQEKLGIPVGMISSAIPGSAIEPWISENAFAQEDYFKNQKVNNDPGKFYPTMIEPLTPFKIRGFLWYQGETNCFLNEKISYAYKMKVLINSWRKAWKEKDLPFYYVQIAPFNYSKTKGKVPVDENTEPEFWEAQTLLLRLQNTGMISTNDLTDSNEDLHPTYKWEVGRRLSLLALAKTYNKDIPFSGPIYQSVSFKNGKALLHFTYLELNNKPILGFAIAGKDGKFVNAEAIVKDDKVVVSSKEIVEPTAVRYNWTENPIGNFNCYGLPALPFRTDNPLIKLFKTN; encoded by the coding sequence TTGCCTCAGATCTTATCGAGCAATATGGTTTTACAACGTGATAAACCCATTAATATCTGGGGTTTTGCAACTCCGGATGAAAAAGTCGAAGTCACTTTTGCTGGACAAAAAAAACAGACGATAACCGATAAAAATGGAAACTGGCTTATTGTTTTAGCTCCACTCAAAACATCTTCGAAATCTCAAACAATGACTATCAGCGGTTCAAATAAGATCGAACTTACCAATATCCTGGTAGGCGAGGTTTGGGTGTGTTCAGGTCAATCCAATATGGAATATGCGATGCGCAAACTGGCTAAAATCCCCAAGCCGAAAAATGAGCACTTTGGTTTTCCATCTGATGAAGTAGCCAAAGCACACAATAATCAGATCAGGATTTTCCTGGTTAACCGTAAAACATTAAACAAACCCGATTCGATCCACAAAAGCTGGTCGGTAGCCCAAGATTCGGCATTACGTGCTTTTTCTGCTGTTGGTTATTTCTTTGCGAAAGAAATTCAGGAAAAATTAGGTATTCCTGTAGGCATGATCTCTTCGGCGATTCCAGGCAGCGCCATTGAACCGTGGATTTCAGAAAATGCATTTGCGCAGGAAGATTACTTCAAAAACCAAAAAGTAAATAATGATCCGGGTAAATTTTATCCGACCATGATCGAACCTTTAACACCATTTAAAATCCGCGGATTTCTTTGGTATCAAGGTGAAACCAATTGTTTTCTGAACGAGAAAATCAGCTATGCCTATAAAATGAAAGTATTGATCAATAGTTGGAGAAAAGCCTGGAAAGAAAAAGATCTGCCGTTTTATTATGTTCAGATTGCGCCTTTCAATTATTCTAAAACCAAAGGCAAAGTGCCTGTTGATGAAAATACCGAACCCGAATTTTGGGAAGCACAAACACTGTTGCTGCGCTTGCAAAACACAGGAATGATCTCTACAAACGATTTAACCGATTCGAACGAAGATCTGCATCCAACATACAAGTGGGAAGTAGGTAGAAGATTATCGCTTTTGGCGCTAGCAAAAACATACAACAAAGATATACCTTTTTCTGGGCCGATTTACCAGTCTGTATCCTTTAAAAACGGAAAAGCATTGCTGCATTTTACATACCTGGAATTAAACAATAAACCTATTTTAGGATTTGCAATCGCGGGGAAAGACGGTAAATTCGTAAATGCTGAAGCTATCGTAAAAGACGATAAAGTGGTGGTTTCTTCAAAAGAAATTGTCGAACCAACTGCGGTTCGTTATAACTGGACAGAAAATCCAATAGGAAATTTTAACTGTTACGGTTTGCCAGCATTGCCTTTCAGAACAGACAATCCATTAATTAAATTATTTAAAACCAATTAA